In Glycine max cultivar Williams 82 chromosome 15, Glycine_max_v4.0, whole genome shotgun sequence, the DNA window TCTTTGCTAGCATACTTGGAGAAATCTATAGCCTCTGGTATGTGGGGAGGGGTGGCACTTCTAACTAAAGCCCAGTTCATTCCCTCAAAAAATGGGTGTTGTTTTATCTCTGTAGCTCCTCTCTTATATGCAATTCTCTTCTGAGGCTCTTTCACCAACAACCCTCTAATAAGGTCACGAGCCACAGCACTGACTTGGGGAGTTTCTGGGAACCTAAGTGGTTGTCCAACAACATTGAAAAGTGTGGCTTTATATCCTGAACCCTTGAAAGGGGTCGTTCCAAGCAACAACTCATACAAGAAGATCCCAAAAGTCCACCAGTCTACTGCACTACCATGACCCTCTCCTTTGATAATCTCAGGAGCAAGGTACTCATGTGTCCCTACAAATGACATTGAACGCACATTGGTGGGTTCTGCCATCAGTTCAGGAAGGCGTCCTCCACCAACCAATAGGCCAAAATCTGACTTTGCCTTGCGGTTTTTCTTTGAAGGCAAAATGCGCGGGAAAAAACTTGATACCTGAGTAGTGCTTTGCGCTGCTTGGTCATCAGTTAATATGCCTCCAACATCATTGTTGCCACTGCTACTACTGTTGCCTGCGTGGGCGGAAGAAGACTTGACTAGTGTAGGACTGACGGAACAGCGAAGGGATAAATCAAAATCTGAGAGCATTATGTGCCCTTCATCTCTGACTAGAAGATTCTCTGGCTTTAAGTCTCTGTATACAATGCCAAGCATGTGCAGGTACTCGAGAGCTAACAACACCTCTGAAGCATAAAATCTATCACAAGACATTTGAGCACATGAGTTCTTAAATCGGGGTACAAACTAGAATTAGCAAGGTGAAATCAAATGGTTAAGAGAAATTATGAAAGTGGGGGGAATATCACTCGTTGTTAATATGAAAAAGATTTAAATAGGCAAATGCTAATGAGTAATTAAAAACATTCAATTGTGTGTGTTTAATTGTTTGGaagtaaatgttttttttttaattttttctcttccatttttaacattttaatcagagattaaaaaaatttaacaattttccCTATTCACTAATCacaattatcaaaataactattatccttataaaattaaagtatCTAATAGCATTTTTAACTTATAACCCATACGAATATTTTATGCATATAGAATTGTGTCATTTATGAGAAATGTATAATAATCTTAGTATTGTAatgcaaatttaattaaaatatatcgaCATTATGATAATAGATTGTTATATCGAGATGGTGGTGGCTAGCATTGACATGGACGATTTGTAAGCAAAGGAATAATGTGATTTTTTCTAATGGGGCGTTTAATGCTAACAGAATACTGGATGAAGCACTTTTCTTAACATGGACATGGCTCACACATTTGGAGAAGGACTTTAGTATCCATTACAACCAGTGGTCTACTAATATTACAGCAGCTTTTTCTATTAGTGATGTATAGACTTTTTGCTTAACCAAATATGTAGCTTTTTAATCTTTCTCAGTTGGTGGTTCAGAGCATTTTTAGTCTCGAGCCTAAAATTGAGCAGTATCTTGTACCTTTTTAGTACCCCTGGTACTCAATTaatacatataatatttttgctgaaaaaaaaatgataagattAATAACTTTTGTTCTTAGTTAACAGTAGTGTAAAAATCTTTCCATTGATAATgtctcaaaattaaatttagaatatagaTGAGGTTGTAGTTGTATACTAACCTTGCAGCTTCTTCAGTGAAACACTTGTTAGGTTGCTTTTGTCTTAGAGAATGAAGATCACCCCCACTACAGAATTCCATGATCAAGCAATAAAACTTATCAGTTTCAAAGTAAGAATACAAAGTGGGGAGGAAGGGGTGATCAAGGAGTCCAAGAATCTCCCTTTCTGTCTGTGCCCTCAGAAGCTTATTTCTGCTTATAAGAGCTGCCTTGTCCATAACTTTCATAGCAAAGTAGGTCCTAGTTCCCTTAAGTTCCACAAGGTACACACTCCCAATGTCTCCGTAACCGATGCGCTTGAGAAGCCTGAAATGGCTGAGATTGAGAGAGCCAACCCTTGAAATCATGTTGATAGCTTCCCACCTCACATCACCCCCAGTGTGTGGCCTAATAGGTGCACTTGTGCTCTCTAAGCTATCACTCCGAGAACTAGCACCACTCCCTTGACCTTGATTGGTACTGGTCTTTGTTTGAGGGGTAGACACAGACATTGCCTTTGCATGATGATCAGAATTTGAATTAGGCTTCTTTGTGCTTGGACTTTGGTGTTGTTGAGGGTTGAAGTCAGATAAGTTCCTGTTTGGTGGCAGTAAGTTCTGGGGTCTGGATTTACCTTCCAAATTTGCTTCAGTTTTGGAAGCCTGGTCCATATGTCCAGTTTCATTTCCTGAGTAGTGGACAGTTGTTGTGCTGGTgtcttttgcttcttggttCACATTCTTGGGATGAGTTGGTGAGTTGTTTCCTGAATTTGCACTACTACTATGAGCACTAGGGTGTGCCGCTTCTGATAACTTGTGCTCCATCTG includes these proteins:
- the LOC100819001 gene encoding serine/threonine-protein kinase RHS3; its protein translation is MTSNPVKMPDLPETQMEHKLSEAAHPSAHSSSANSGNNSPTHPKNVNQEAKDTSTTTVHYSGNETGHMDQASKTEANLEGKSRPQNLLPPNRNLSDFNPQQHQSPSTKKPNSNSDHHAKAMSVSTPQTKTSTNQGQGSGASSRSDSLESTSAPIRPHTGGDVRWEAINMISRVGSLNLSHFRLLKRIGYGDIGSVYLVELKGTRTYFAMKVMDKAALISRNKLLRAQTEREILGLLDHPFLPTLYSYFETDKFYCLIMEFCSGGDLHSLRQKQPNKCFTEEAARFYASEVLLALEYLHMLGIVYRDLKPENLLVRDEGHIMLSDFDLSLRCSVSPTLVKSSSAHAGNSSSSGNNDVGGILTDDQAAQSTTQVSSFFPRILPSKKNRKAKSDFGLLVGGGRLPELMAEPTNVRSMSFVGTHEYLAPEIIKGEGHGSAVDWWTFGIFLYELLLGTTPFKGSGYKATLFNVVGQPLRFPETPQVSAVARDLIRGLLVKEPQKRIAYKRGATEIKQHPFFEGMNWALVRSATPPHIPEAIDFSKYASKDTATPADKKMADIANDKHSNSATDSYIDFEYF